The following proteins are encoded in a genomic region of archaeon CG10_big_fil_rev_8_21_14_0_10_43_11:
- a CDS encoding RNA-binding protein (involved in the 3' to 5' degradation of a variety of RNA species; forms a trimer of heterodimers (hexamer) with Rrp42; Rrp41 is the catalytically active subunit) gives MNMTRITKGAKQLISHLAEEKKRIDNRGFDDMRKLEIEYDISDQAEGSARVKLGETEVYVGVKVGLGTPYPDTPNKGNLIVNAEVTPLADEEYEPGPPRDWEVAIARVIDRGIRESGSIDVKKLCIKEGERTWEVFVDVYVINDDGNLVGAGGIGALAALKHAKLPAYNKKEDKIDKEGKRTKAIPITAEPIPISFAKVGSHLFVDPKKEEVQNATAHLVVTVDEKDRIVSLQRQGSEGLTFEEIEKCLKTAIKQSKIIRKQLA, from the coding sequence ATGAATATGACACGAATTACAAAAGGCGCAAAACAACTCATCAGCCACCTGGCTGAAGAGAAAAAGCGCATTGACAATCGCGGATTTGACGACATGAGAAAACTTGAAATCGAATACGACATTTCCGACCAAGCAGAAGGAAGTGCACGCGTAAAACTTGGTGAAACCGAAGTGTATGTTGGCGTGAAAGTCGGACTAGGAACACCCTACCCTGATACGCCAAACAAAGGAAACCTTATTGTGAACGCAGAAGTCACACCCCTTGCTGATGAAGAATACGAACCAGGACCGCCACGGGACTGGGAAGTTGCGATTGCACGCGTGATTGACCGAGGTATTCGCGAAAGCGGTTCTATTGATGTTAAAAAATTATGCATCAAAGAAGGAGAACGAACATGGGAAGTCTTTGTTGACGTGTACGTCATCAATGATGACGGAAACCTTGTTGGCGCAGGAGGCATTGGTGCCCTTGCCGCACTCAAACACGCAAAACTGCCTGCATATAACAAGAAAGAAGACAAAATTGACAAGGAAGGAAAAAGAACAAAAGCAATTCCCATCACTGCAGAACCAATTCCAATTAGTTTTGCAAAAGTAGGAAGCCACTTATTTGTCGACCCTAAAAAAGAAGAAGTGCAAAACGCAACCGCGCATCTTGTTGTGACTGTTGATGAAAAAGACCGCATCGTATCGCTCCAACGCCAAGGCAGTGAAGGACTCACGTTTGAAGAGATAGAGAAATGTTTAAAAACAGCGATAAAACAAAGTAAAATTATTCGCAAACAACTCGCGTGA
- a CDS encoding DNA-directed RNA polymerase subunit K — translation MEYNKYEKARIIGARALQIAMGAPLLIKRNKSVTNPVIIAMEEYEKNVIPITVRRVLEG, via the coding sequence ATGGAATACAACAAGTATGAGAAAGCACGCATCATTGGTGCACGAGCGCTTCAGATTGCTATGGGCGCTCCGCTTCTTATCAAGCGAAACAAGAGCGTTACAAACCCGGTTATAATCGCAATGGAAGAATATGAAAAGAACGTGATTCCAATCACGGTTCGACGCGTTCTTGAAGGCTAA